A region from the Oryzias latipes chromosome 20, ASM223467v1 genome encodes:
- the mtfr1 gene encoding mitochondrial fission regulator 1 isoform X2 — protein sequence MDLAFGSAKPYGSSRSIVRRIGSNLPFGPCPRIHFQLYPYSEDAGVLITTRRRNGLVAGLADIACIDRENEDYSDAPRSDVSQGLMFRAQRHHFHRRPLTRQRSLPSMPEGAPDPQSATVANDEAFQKISLLEAELAQLRAQIAQIVLTQERTAQSAAITGVPPHPPPSGSLPPPPPPPPPLPPPGLQRTFSAIDLIKERKGKKTDQATVLDSRPAEIPNMLEVLKDLNKVRLRSVNSQPAKEVAKVRSKEPVDAAALIAEALRRKFAHRHRLNSEQDAVEDFKLPIKEVKPQSETPLFGQHMLKATGKRTCL from the exons ATGGATTTG GCTTTTGGATCAGCTAAGCCCTATGGGTCTTCAAGAAGTATTGTGAGAAGAATAGGTTCAAACCTTCCTTTTGGGCCTTGTCCTCGGATTCATTTTCAG CTTTACCCGTACTCAGAGGATGCTGGTGTCCTTATCACCACCAGGAGGCGCAACGGCCTGGTGGCCGGTCTGGCAGATATTGCCTGTATTGACAGAGAGAATGAAGACTACTCTGACGCACCCAG GTCGGACGTCTCGCAGGGGCTCATGTTTCGAGCCCAGAGGCATCACTTTCATAGAAGACCCCTAACCCGCCAGAGGTCACTACCCAGCATGCCTGAGGGGGCTCCAGATCCGCAAAGTGCAACGGTTGCAAATGATGAGGCTTTTCAGAAAATCAGCCTTCTAGAAGCTGAACTTGCACAACTCCGAGCACAGATAGCTCAAATTGTCTTGACTCAAGAAAGGACTGCACAGTCGG CTGCTATCACAGGGGTACCTCCACACCCTCCACCTTCTGGCAGTCtgcctccaccaccaccacctcctcctcctctaccACCCCCAGGTCTACAGCGAACATTTTCAGCCATTGATTTGATAAAAGAGCGCAAAGGAAAGAAGACGGACCAAGCAACAGTTTTGGATTCAAGGCCAGCAGAAATCCCCAACATGCTGGAGGTCCTGAAGGACCTCAACAAAGTTAGGCTGCGATCTGTGAATAG TCAGCCAGCTAAAGAAGTTGCCAAAGTGAGATCCAAAGAGCCAGTGGATGCTGCAGCTCTCATCGCCGAAGCCCTCAGGCGCAAGTTTGCTCATCGCCATCGACTCAACAGCGAGCAGGACGCTGTGGAGGATTTCAAACTTCCTATCAAAGAAGTCAAACCTCAAAGTGAAACGCCTCTG TTCGGGCAGCACATGTTGAAGGCAACTGGAAAGAGAACGTGTCTATAA
- the mtfr1 gene encoding mitochondrial fission regulator 1 isoform X1 translates to MYPGKVERKLYVTEPRFKAKEWSQGHAWIKMDLAFGSAKPYGSSRSIVRRIGSNLPFGPCPRIHFQLYPYSEDAGVLITTRRRNGLVAGLADIACIDRENEDYSDAPRSDVSQGLMFRAQRHHFHRRPLTRQRSLPSMPEGAPDPQSATVANDEAFQKISLLEAELAQLRAQIAQIVLTQERTAQSAAITGVPPHPPPSGSLPPPPPPPPPLPPPGLQRTFSAIDLIKERKGKKTDQATVLDSRPAEIPNMLEVLKDLNKVRLRSVNSQPAKEVAKVRSKEPVDAAALIAEALRRKFAHRHRLNSEQDAVEDFKLPIKEVKPQSETPLFGQHMLKATGKRTCL, encoded by the exons ATGTACCCCGGCAAGGTGGAAAGAAAACTTTACGTTACCGAACC GAGGTTTAAAGCCAAAGAATGGAGTCAAGGACATGCGTGGATTAAAATGGATTTG GCTTTTGGATCAGCTAAGCCCTATGGGTCTTCAAGAAGTATTGTGAGAAGAATAGGTTCAAACCTTCCTTTTGGGCCTTGTCCTCGGATTCATTTTCAG CTTTACCCGTACTCAGAGGATGCTGGTGTCCTTATCACCACCAGGAGGCGCAACGGCCTGGTGGCCGGTCTGGCAGATATTGCCTGTATTGACAGAGAGAATGAAGACTACTCTGACGCACCCAG GTCGGACGTCTCGCAGGGGCTCATGTTTCGAGCCCAGAGGCATCACTTTCATAGAAGACCCCTAACCCGCCAGAGGTCACTACCCAGCATGCCTGAGGGGGCTCCAGATCCGCAAAGTGCAACGGTTGCAAATGATGAGGCTTTTCAGAAAATCAGCCTTCTAGAAGCTGAACTTGCACAACTCCGAGCACAGATAGCTCAAATTGTCTTGACTCAAGAAAGGACTGCACAGTCGG CTGCTATCACAGGGGTACCTCCACACCCTCCACCTTCTGGCAGTCtgcctccaccaccaccacctcctcctcctctaccACCCCCAGGTCTACAGCGAACATTTTCAGCCATTGATTTGATAAAAGAGCGCAAAGGAAAGAAGACGGACCAAGCAACAGTTTTGGATTCAAGGCCAGCAGAAATCCCCAACATGCTGGAGGTCCTGAAGGACCTCAACAAAGTTAGGCTGCGATCTGTGAATAG TCAGCCAGCTAAAGAAGTTGCCAAAGTGAGATCCAAAGAGCCAGTGGATGCTGCAGCTCTCATCGCCGAAGCCCTCAGGCGCAAGTTTGCTCATCGCCATCGACTCAACAGCGAGCAGGACGCTGTGGAGGATTTCAAACTTCCTATCAAAGAAGTCAAACCTCAAAGTGAAACGCCTCTG TTCGGGCAGCACATGTTGAAGGCAACTGGAAAGAGAACGTGTCTATAA
- the LOC101157737 gene encoding armadillo repeat-containing protein 1 isoform X2, which produces MSAEMDALTVVNQLRDLAADPLNRRAIVEDQGCLPGLILFFDHPNPQVVYSALLAVRYLAECRANREKMKSELGMMLSLQNVMQKSTSPGETKLLASEIYEILQSAGKEEAEQAEAAAASCRRKAHFFLGSNNKRAKTVVLHIDGLDDSARRGLCEEALLKIRGVISFTFQMAVKRCVVRIRSDLKAEALGTAINSTKVMKAQQVMKTDDGGEMIVPFQEDTAVLVEENTDIPDYLPEDESPSQEQDKAVTRIGSITDGMGWLSTAANFLSRSFYW; this is translated from the exons ATGAGTGCAGAGATGGATGCACTGACCGTGGTGAACCAGCTACGAGATCTTGCTGCAGACCCTCTTAATCGACGGGCCATAGTTGAGGACCAAGGCTGTTTGCCAGGGCTGATCCTTTTTTTTGACCACCCAAATCCACAGGTCGTCTATTCCGCATTATTG GCCGTGCGTTACCTGGCAGAATGTCGAGCCAACAGGGAGAAGATGAAGAGCGAGCTGGGCATGATGCTGAGTTTGCAGAATGTCATGCAAAA AAGTACATCTCCTGGGGAGACCAAACTGCTGGCCTCTGAGATCTACGAGATTCTGCAGTCGGCCGGTAAAGAAGAAGCCGAACAGGCCGAGGCAGCCGCTGCCTCCTGCCGGCGTAAAGCCCATTTCTTCCTCGGCTCGAACAACAAGAGGGCCAAAACTGTAGTGCTGCACATTGATGGACTGGATGACTCC GCTCGAAGAGGTCTGTGTGAGGAGGCTTTGTTAAAGATACGAGGAGTCATCAGTTTCACGTTTCAGATGGCTGTAAAGCGATGTGTTGTCAGGATCCGTTCtgatcttaaagcagag GCGTTGGGAACTGCAATCAACTccaccaaagtgatgaaggcgCAGCAGGTGATGAAGACAGACGATGGAGGAGAG atgaTTGTGCCATTCCAAGAAGACACAGCAGTGCTAGTAGAGGAAAACACAGACATCCCAGACTACCTTCCTGAAGACGAGAGTCCGTCCCAGGAGCAGGACAAGGCCGTCACACGCATAGGATCTATCACGGATGGCATGGGCTGGCTCAGCACAGCCGCCAACTTCCTGTCACGCTCGTTTTACTGGTGA
- the LOC101157737 gene encoding armadillo repeat-containing protein 1 isoform X1 yields MSAEMDALTVVNQLRDLAADPLNRRAIVEDQGCLPGLILFFDHPNPQVVYSALLAVRYLAECRANREKMKSELGMMLSLQNVMQKSTSPGETKLLASEIYEILQSAGKEEAEQAEAAAASCRRKAHFFLGSNNKRAKTVVLHIDGLDDSQARRGLCEEALLKIRGVISFTFQMAVKRCVVRIRSDLKAEALGTAINSTKVMKAQQVMKTDDGGEMIVPFQEDTAVLVEENTDIPDYLPEDESPSQEQDKAVTRIGSITDGMGWLSTAANFLSRSFYW; encoded by the exons ATGAGTGCAGAGATGGATGCACTGACCGTGGTGAACCAGCTACGAGATCTTGCTGCAGACCCTCTTAATCGACGGGCCATAGTTGAGGACCAAGGCTGTTTGCCAGGGCTGATCCTTTTTTTTGACCACCCAAATCCACAGGTCGTCTATTCCGCATTATTG GCCGTGCGTTACCTGGCAGAATGTCGAGCCAACAGGGAGAAGATGAAGAGCGAGCTGGGCATGATGCTGAGTTTGCAGAATGTCATGCAAAA AAGTACATCTCCTGGGGAGACCAAACTGCTGGCCTCTGAGATCTACGAGATTCTGCAGTCGGCCGGTAAAGAAGAAGCCGAACAGGCCGAGGCAGCCGCTGCCTCCTGCCGGCGTAAAGCCCATTTCTTCCTCGGCTCGAACAACAAGAGGGCCAAAACTGTAGTGCTGCACATTGATGGACTGGATGACTCC CAGGCTCGAAGAGGTCTGTGTGAGGAGGCTTTGTTAAAGATACGAGGAGTCATCAGTTTCACGTTTCAGATGGCTGTAAAGCGATGTGTTGTCAGGATCCGTTCtgatcttaaagcagag GCGTTGGGAACTGCAATCAACTccaccaaagtgatgaaggcgCAGCAGGTGATGAAGACAGACGATGGAGGAGAG atgaTTGTGCCATTCCAAGAAGACACAGCAGTGCTAGTAGAGGAAAACACAGACATCCCAGACTACCTTCCTGAAGACGAGAGTCCGTCCCAGGAGCAGGACAAGGCCGTCACACGCATAGGATCTATCACGGATGGCATGGGCTGGCTCAGCACAGCCGCCAACTTCCTGTCACGCTCGTTTTACTGGTGA